The Etheostoma spectabile isolate EspeVRDwgs_2016 chromosome 1, UIUC_Espe_1.0, whole genome shotgun sequence genome has a segment encoding these proteins:
- the fbxo22 gene encoding F-box only protein 22 encodes MGESEDVTVSLHDSKASYILSNVAEVVERILTFVPTKSLLRIASVCRLWRNCARRVLRTQQQLTWVSACGPSNTEAHVLCSVLAEEVEKVFLLPKTVLALVDYEAFNGQAYCYRQNKAKKSRHSADTVEELSLLFPNGCDVMGITTLGVVLTPSGSYSSLPQEYQEGEAGFTIMFPSIEGVHIKPFHFCKESISPTALKEAGLVDNPELRVVLMFVYEAYKTGGAHFLSQILEPLAKSKALIAGGLVESVFSPPRHCCSQGAYGVVGLALSGPKVQGASVLLDQDISNPKAAEATIRRLKAAKIPERNTIGFMFACVGRGQTYYNNQANVEADAFHKVFPNTPLFGLFGNGEIGCDRIVKDDYTLCDTDTDGLQHEYTTVMTLVHLG; translated from the exons ATGGGTGAAAGTGAAGATGTTACCGTTTCTTTACACGACAGCAAGGCTTCATACATACTCAGCAATGTTGCCGAAGTGGTTGAGCGAATTCTGACGTTCGTGCCAACCAAATCGCTTCTCCGGATCGCAAG TGTGTGCAGGCTGTGGAGAAACTGTGCCCGAAGAGTGCTGAGGACTCAGCAGCAGCTGACCTGGGTGTCGGCCTGTGGACCGTCTAACACAGAGGCCCATGTCCTCTGCAGCGTCCTGGCAGAGGAGGTGGAG AAAGTTTTTCTCCTGCCCAAAACAGTTCTGGCTTTGGTAGACTATGAGGCCTTCAATGGACAAGCGTATTGCTACAGACAGAATAAAG CAAAAAAGAGTCGTCACAGTGCAGACACAGTTGAAGAACTGAGCCTGCTCTTCCCCAATGGCTGCGACGTCATGGGCATCACCACACTTGGCGTGGTCT TGACTCCCAGTGGCTCTTACTCCAGCCTTCCTCAGGAGTACCAGGAGGGTGAGGCTGGCTTTACAATCATGTTCCCCAGCATAGAAGGTGTCCACATCAAGCCCTTTCATTTTTGCAAAGAGTCCATTTCCCCAACAGCCCTGAAAGAAGCAG GACTAGTTGACAACCCAGAGCTGCGTGTGGTACTGATGTTTGTCTATGAGGCATATAAAACTGGAGGAGCACACTTCCTCAGCCAGATACTGGAGCCGCTGGCTAAGAGCAAAGCTCTCATCGCTGGGGGGCTGGTAGAGAGTGTCTTTTCTCCTCCAAGACACTG CTGTAGCCAGGGTGCATATGGCGTGGTGGGCCTGGCCCTGAGTGGCCCTAAGGTGCAGGGGGCATCTGTGCTCCTGGACCAGGACATCAGCAACCCAAAGGCGGCCGAAGCCACAATCCGGCGGCTAAAGGCAGCCAAAATTCCCGAGAGGAACACCATAGGGTTCATGTTTGCCTGTGTGGGGAGAGGCCAGACCTACTATAACAACCAGGCCAACGTAGAGGCAGACGCCTTTCACAAGGTGTTCCCTAACACTCCGCTCTTCGGCCTGTTTGGCAACGGTGAGATTGGCTGCGACCGAATCGTTAAAGACGACTACACACTGTGTGACACTGACACGGACGGTCTGCAGCATGAGTACACTACAGTCATGACCCTGGTCCATCTAGGCTAA
- the LOC116692335 gene encoding tropomyosin alpha-1 chain isoform X2 encodes MDAIKKKMQMLKLDKENAMDRAEQAESDKKAAEDRSKQLEDDLVALQKKLKSTEDELDKYSEALKDAQEKLELAEKKATDAEGDVASLNRRIQLVEEELDRAQERLSTALTKLEEAEKAADESERGMKVIENRAMKDEEKMELQEIQLKEAKHIAEEADRKYEEVARKLVIIESDLERTEERAELSESKCSELEEELKTVQNNLKSLEAQAEKYSQKEDKYEEEIKVLSDKLKEAETRAEFAERSVAKLEKTIDDLEDKLSRAKEEGLSLTQMLDQTLMEIVDL; translated from the exons ATGGATGCCATCAAGAAGAAGATGCAGATGCTCAAGCTCGACAAGGAGAATGCCATGGACAGAGCCGAGCAGGCCGAGTCAGACAAGAAAGCAGCTGAGGACAGGAGCAAACAG CTTGAGGATGACCTGGTAGCACTGCAGAAAAAGCTGAAATCAACTGAGGATGAGTTGGACAAGTACTCTGAAGCCCTGAAAGATGCCCAGGAGAAACTGGAGCTCGCTGAGAAGAAAGCCACAGAT GCTGAGGGTGATGTAGCTTCCCTGAACAGGCGTATCCAGCTGGTTGAGGAGGAGTTGGACCGTGCTCAGGAGCGTCTGTCCACAGCGCTGACCAAGCTGGAGGAGGCCGAGAAGGCTGCTGATGAGAGCGAGAG AGGCATGAAGGTTATTGAGAACAGGGCGATGAAGGATGAGGAGAAGATGGAGCTGCAAGAGATCCAGCTGAAGGAGGCCAAACACATTGCAGAGGAGGCTGACCGCAAATATGAGGAG GTGGCCCGTAAGCTGGTGATCATTGAGAGTGACTTGGAGCGTACAGAGGAGCGTGCTGAGCTGTCTGAGAG CAAATGCTCTGAGCTTGAGGAGGAGCTGAAAACCGTGCAGAACAACCTGAAGTCTCTGGAGGCCCAGGCGGAGAAG TACTCGCAGAAGGAGGACAAGTACGAGGAGGAGATCAAGGTTCTTTCAGACAAGTTGAAGGAG GCTGAGACTCGTGCCGAGTTCGCTGAAAGATCAGTCGCCAAACTTGAGAAGACCATCGATGACCTAGAGG ATAAACTCTCACGTGCTAAAGAAGAGGGCCTGAGCCTAACGCAGATGCTGGATCAGACTCTAATGGAGatagttgacctttga
- the LOC116692335 gene encoding tropomyosin alpha-4 chain isoform X5 — translation MAGGSSLEAVKKKIKSLQDQADVAEDRAALLQRELNQERSARESAEGDVASLNRRIQLVEEELDRAQERLSTALTKLEEAEKAADESERGMKVIENRAMKDEEKMELQEIQLKEAKHIAEEADRKYEEVARKLVIIESDLERTEERAELSESKCSELEEELKTVQNNLKSLEAQAEKYSQKEDKYEEEIKVLSDKLKEAETRAEFAERSVAKLEKTIDDLEDKLSRAKEEGLSLTQMLDQTLMEIVDL, via the exons ATGGCCGGTGGGAGCTCTCTTGAagctgtgaaaaagaaaatcaagtcGTTGCAGGACCAGGCCGATGTGGCGGAGGACCGGGCAGCATTACTACAGCGAGAACTGAACCAAGAGAGGAGCGCGAGGGAATCA GCTGAGGGTGATGTAGCTTCCCTGAACAGGCGTATCCAGCTGGTTGAGGAGGAGTTGGACCGTGCTCAGGAGCGTCTGTCCACAGCGCTGACCAAGCTGGAGGAGGCCGAGAAGGCTGCTGATGAGAGCGAGAG AGGCATGAAGGTTATTGAGAACAGGGCGATGAAGGATGAGGAGAAGATGGAGCTGCAAGAGATCCAGCTGAAGGAGGCCAAACACATTGCAGAGGAGGCTGACCGCAAATATGAGGAG GTGGCCCGTAAGCTGGTGATCATTGAGAGTGACTTGGAGCGTACAGAGGAGCGTGCTGAGCTGTCTGAGAG CAAATGCTCTGAGCTTGAGGAGGAGCTGAAAACCGTGCAGAACAACCTGAAGTCTCTGGAGGCCCAGGCGGAGAAG TACTCGCAGAAGGAGGACAAGTACGAGGAGGAGATCAAGGTTCTTTCAGACAAGTTGAAGGAG GCTGAGACTCGTGCCGAGTTCGCTGAAAGATCAGTCGCCAAACTTGAGAAGACCATCGATGACCTAGAGG ATAAACTCTCACGTGCTAAAGAAGAGGGCCTGAGCCTAACGCAGATGCTGGATCAGACTCTAATGGAGatagttgacctttga
- the LOC116692335 gene encoding tropomyosin alpha-1 chain isoform X3: MDAIKKKMQMLKLDKENAMDRAEQAESDKKAAEDRSKQLEDDLVALQKKLKSTEDELDKYSEALKDAQEKLELAEKKATDAEGDVASLNRRIQLVEEELDRAQERLSTALTKLEEAEKAADESERGMKVIENRAMKDEEKMELQEIQLKEAKHIAEEADRKYEEVARKLVIIESDLERTEERAELSESKCSELEEELKTVQNNLKSLEAQAEKYSQKEDKYEEEIKVLSDKLKEAETRAEFAERSVAKLEKTIDDLEDHLYKQLEKNRLLTNELRVALNEA; this comes from the exons ATGGATGCCATCAAGAAGAAGATGCAGATGCTCAAGCTCGACAAGGAGAATGCCATGGACAGAGCCGAGCAGGCCGAGTCAGACAAGAAAGCAGCTGAGGACAGGAGCAAACAG CTTGAGGATGACCTGGTAGCACTGCAGAAAAAGCTGAAATCAACTGAGGATGAGTTGGACAAGTACTCTGAAGCCCTGAAAGATGCCCAGGAGAAACTGGAGCTCGCTGAGAAGAAAGCCACAGAT GCTGAGGGTGATGTAGCTTCCCTGAACAGGCGTATCCAGCTGGTTGAGGAGGAGTTGGACCGTGCTCAGGAGCGTCTGTCCACAGCGCTGACCAAGCTGGAGGAGGCCGAGAAGGCTGCTGATGAGAGCGAGAG AGGCATGAAGGTTATTGAGAACAGGGCGATGAAGGATGAGGAGAAGATGGAGCTGCAAGAGATCCAGCTGAAGGAGGCCAAACACATTGCAGAGGAGGCTGACCGCAAATATGAGGAG GTGGCCCGTAAGCTGGTGATCATTGAGAGTGACTTGGAGCGTACAGAGGAGCGTGCTGAGCTGTCTGAGAG CAAATGCTCTGAGCTTGAGGAGGAGCTGAAAACCGTGCAGAACAACCTGAAGTCTCTGGAGGCCCAGGCGGAGAAG TACTCGCAGAAGGAGGACAAGTACGAGGAGGAGATCAAGGTTCTTTCAGACAAGTTGAAGGAG GCTGAGACTCGTGCCGAGTTCGCTGAAAGATCAGTCGCCAAACTTGAGAAGACCATCGATGACCTAGAGG ACCATCTATACAAGCAGCTTGAGAAAAATCGCCTTCTGACCAATGAACTGAGAGTAGCCTTAAACGAGGCTTAA
- the LOC116692335 gene encoding tropomyosin alpha-4 chain isoform X6 — MAGGSSLEAVKKKIKSLQDQADVAEDRAALLQRELNQERSARESAEGDVASLNRRIQLVEEELDRAQERLSTALTKLEEAEKAADESERGMKVIENRAMKDEEKMELQEIQLKEAKHIAEEADRKYEEVARKLVIIESDLERTEERAELSESKCSELEEELKTVQNNLKSLEAQAEKYSQKEDKYEEEIKVLSDKLKEAETRAEFAERSVAKLEKTIDDLEDHLYKQLEKNRLLTNELRVALNEA, encoded by the exons ATGGCCGGTGGGAGCTCTCTTGAagctgtgaaaaagaaaatcaagtcGTTGCAGGACCAGGCCGATGTGGCGGAGGACCGGGCAGCATTACTACAGCGAGAACTGAACCAAGAGAGGAGCGCGAGGGAATCA GCTGAGGGTGATGTAGCTTCCCTGAACAGGCGTATCCAGCTGGTTGAGGAGGAGTTGGACCGTGCTCAGGAGCGTCTGTCCACAGCGCTGACCAAGCTGGAGGAGGCCGAGAAGGCTGCTGATGAGAGCGAGAG AGGCATGAAGGTTATTGAGAACAGGGCGATGAAGGATGAGGAGAAGATGGAGCTGCAAGAGATCCAGCTGAAGGAGGCCAAACACATTGCAGAGGAGGCTGACCGCAAATATGAGGAG GTGGCCCGTAAGCTGGTGATCATTGAGAGTGACTTGGAGCGTACAGAGGAGCGTGCTGAGCTGTCTGAGAG CAAATGCTCTGAGCTTGAGGAGGAGCTGAAAACCGTGCAGAACAACCTGAAGTCTCTGGAGGCCCAGGCGGAGAAG TACTCGCAGAAGGAGGACAAGTACGAGGAGGAGATCAAGGTTCTTTCAGACAAGTTGAAGGAG GCTGAGACTCGTGCCGAGTTCGCTGAAAGATCAGTCGCCAAACTTGAGAAGACCATCGATGACCTAGAGG ACCATCTATACAAGCAGCTTGAGAAAAATCGCCTTCTGACCAATGAACTGAGAGTAGCCTTAAACGAGGCTTAA
- the LOC116692335 gene encoding tropomyosin alpha-1 chain isoform X1, whose product MDAIKKKMQMLKLDKENAMDRAEQAESDKKAAEDRSKQLEDDLVALQKKLKSTEDELDKYSEALKDAQEKLELAEKKATDAEGDVASLNRRIQLVEEELDRAQERLSTALTKLEEAEKAADESERGMKVIENRAMKDEEKMELQEIQLKEAKHIAEEADRKYEEVARKLVIIESDLERTEERAELSESKCSELEEELKTVQNNLKSLEAQAEKYSQKEDKYEEEIKVLSDKLKEAETRAEFAERSVAKLEKTIDDLEDELYAQKLKYKAISEELDHALNDMTSI is encoded by the exons ATGGATGCCATCAAGAAGAAGATGCAGATGCTCAAGCTCGACAAGGAGAATGCCATGGACAGAGCCGAGCAGGCCGAGTCAGACAAGAAAGCAGCTGAGGACAGGAGCAAACAG CTTGAGGATGACCTGGTAGCACTGCAGAAAAAGCTGAAATCAACTGAGGATGAGTTGGACAAGTACTCTGAAGCCCTGAAAGATGCCCAGGAGAAACTGGAGCTCGCTGAGAAGAAAGCCACAGAT GCTGAGGGTGATGTAGCTTCCCTGAACAGGCGTATCCAGCTGGTTGAGGAGGAGTTGGACCGTGCTCAGGAGCGTCTGTCCACAGCGCTGACCAAGCTGGAGGAGGCCGAGAAGGCTGCTGATGAGAGCGAGAG AGGCATGAAGGTTATTGAGAACAGGGCGATGAAGGATGAGGAGAAGATGGAGCTGCAAGAGATCCAGCTGAAGGAGGCCAAACACATTGCAGAGGAGGCTGACCGCAAATATGAGGAG GTGGCCCGTAAGCTGGTGATCATTGAGAGTGACTTGGAGCGTACAGAGGAGCGTGCTGAGCTGTCTGAGAG CAAATGCTCTGAGCTTGAGGAGGAGCTGAAAACCGTGCAGAACAACCTGAAGTCTCTGGAGGCCCAGGCGGAGAAG TACTCGCAGAAGGAGGACAAGTACGAGGAGGAGATCAAGGTTCTTTCAGACAAGTTGAAGGAG GCTGAGACTCGTGCCGAGTTCGCTGAAAGATCAGTCGCCAAACTTGAGAAGACCATCGATGACCTAGAGG ATGAGCTGTATGCCCAGAAACTGAAGTACAAGGCCATCAGCGAGGAGCTGGACCACGCCCTCAACGACATGACCTCCAT ataa
- the LOC116692335 gene encoding tropomyosin alpha-1 chain isoform X4 has protein sequence MAGGSSLEAVKKKIKSLQDQADVAEDRAALLQRELNQERSARESAEGDVASLNRRIQLVEEELDRAQERLSTALTKLEEAEKAADESERGMKVIENRAMKDEEKMELQEIQLKEAKHIAEEADRKYEEVARKLVIIESDLERTEERAELSESKCSELEEELKTVQNNLKSLEAQAEKYSQKEDKYEEEIKVLSDKLKEAETRAEFAERSVAKLEKTIDDLEDELYAQKLKYKAISEELDHALNDMTSI, from the exons ATGGCCGGTGGGAGCTCTCTTGAagctgtgaaaaagaaaatcaagtcGTTGCAGGACCAGGCCGATGTGGCGGAGGACCGGGCAGCATTACTACAGCGAGAACTGAACCAAGAGAGGAGCGCGAGGGAATCA GCTGAGGGTGATGTAGCTTCCCTGAACAGGCGTATCCAGCTGGTTGAGGAGGAGTTGGACCGTGCTCAGGAGCGTCTGTCCACAGCGCTGACCAAGCTGGAGGAGGCCGAGAAGGCTGCTGATGAGAGCGAGAG AGGCATGAAGGTTATTGAGAACAGGGCGATGAAGGATGAGGAGAAGATGGAGCTGCAAGAGATCCAGCTGAAGGAGGCCAAACACATTGCAGAGGAGGCTGACCGCAAATATGAGGAG GTGGCCCGTAAGCTGGTGATCATTGAGAGTGACTTGGAGCGTACAGAGGAGCGTGCTGAGCTGTCTGAGAG CAAATGCTCTGAGCTTGAGGAGGAGCTGAAAACCGTGCAGAACAACCTGAAGTCTCTGGAGGCCCAGGCGGAGAAG TACTCGCAGAAGGAGGACAAGTACGAGGAGGAGATCAAGGTTCTTTCAGACAAGTTGAAGGAG GCTGAGACTCGTGCCGAGTTCGCTGAAAGATCAGTCGCCAAACTTGAGAAGACCATCGATGACCTAGAGG ATGAGCTGTATGCCCAGAAACTGAAGTACAAGGCCATCAGCGAGGAGCTGGACCACGCCCTCAACGACATGACCTCCAT ataa